AACTGCGAGAAGCGCAAGGCGATCGGCAACGGCGCTGAACTAGCGAAAGAAACGGGGATGACCCGGACCGCCGCCTCGGTGCTCGAGTTGGACAAACAGGGCGTCTACGACGGGGCGATCGCGACGATCGGCAACGCGCCGACGGCCGCCTTCGCCCTCGCGGACTGCATCGAGAACGGGACCCGACCCGCGGCCATTGTCGCGACGCCAGTCGGCTTCGTGAAGGCCGAAGAGAGTCGCCAGCGCATTCGCGAGGTCAGCGAGGAGTACGACGTACCGGCGATCACCAACGTCGGCCGCCGCGGCGGCAGCGGACTCGCGGCCGCACTGACGAACGAGTTGATCCACGTCGCGAAGGGCGTCCGGACCGACGAGTTCGAACTGGAGCTAACGGCGGAGGCTCGAGCCGAACGCGCCACTCGAGGGGACGAATGAGCGGCGAGTACGACCTCGAGGCGGGGCCGGATCCCGCGACGTTCGCCGCCGCAGCGGCGGAACCAGACATTGACGAAGAGACCGACAGCCCGGTCTACGCTGTCGGTGTCGGTCCCGGGAATCAAGAGTTCCTGACTCCTCGAGGGCGGCGGGCGATCGAAGAGGCCGACGTCGTCGTCGGCTTTACGACCGTCGTCGAGTTCGTCGACGACCTGACCGACGCCGATCTGCTGACCTGTGGCTATAAGGACGAAGCCGAGGCGCTCGAGAAATTCGGCGAGCGCGTCGCAGCCGGCGAGTCCGGGACGGCGGTCGCGATGGGCGATCCGAACCACTCGGGCTACCAGTTCGTCGGGAAAGTACAAGATGCGGTCGAGCGAGAGGCGAGCGCTCGAGGGACCAAGCCGCGAGCGGTCCGCGTGATCCCCGGCATCTCCTCGCTCCAGATGGCCGCGAGTCGCGCCCGGACGCCGATGGAGGATACCGAGTTCGTCACGCTCCACAAGAGCGGCGACCTCGAGAGCGATATGGAACGCATGGCTCGCGCAGTCGACGACAGACACCTGCTCGTGTTACCACGTCCGTACGATCGGATGCCCGGCGATCTCGCCCAGTTCCTGCTCGAGGAAGGTGCGGAGCCGGACCTCGAGGCACTAGTGCTCGAGAAGCTGACTCACGACGACGAAGAAATTCACCGGTTCACGCTGGCGGAGTTGTCCGAACACGCTGGCGGGTGTGGCAAAGACGAGACGTCGTTTTCGGATCTGGTCGTATTGGCGGTCAGACAGCCCGTCTAGGCACACGAAATTCACCCTTTGTCCTGCGACATCGTTCCGAACTTCGATTCTTCGCTCCGTCGCGAACGCCGAGGACTCGAGGCACGTTCTCCCCACGCATCCTCGAACTCCTGGCCGAAGAGCGCGACGTAGATCACGCCGATCATGTCGGCGCTCGGGGGCTCTCAGTCCTCTTCCCAGTAGAATAGTTCCTCTCTCTGGGCCCCGCATTCGGGGCATTCGGCCGGTAACTCGTCCTCAAGTTGACCCATCTCGCCGCATTCACCGCAGCGCCACATAACGTGCGCTCGGCTCTCTGGGTCCAGTGACTCGCCGATGGGAATTTCGGTCTCCTCCTTGTTGCGCAGTTCGCTAACGGTCGGCGACTGGTCGTTATCGGGACTCATTACGGTCGCCACTACGTCCTGTGGTATGTTAAAACAAACCAATGGCAGGCGGACTGATCTGTACTCGGGGCCGATACGTCGAGAAATGATCTCGCAGTAGTCAGGGGCGACGGCTGGGATCGATACTACCAATTGAAACTATTTACACACTGATCGCACGACTACTGTGCGATCAGGTGTGCATTGACTTTCAATTGGTACTATACTCGTCGCTCTCGTATTCTCGCAACACCGTCGACACGGTGTTCGAGACTTCCTCGAGCGCGATGGCGTTCGTCTTCCGGAGGTCGCCATCCAGTGCCTTGCCGAGGTGACGAAGCGCCTCACGGAGGTGTCGTTCAGTCTCAGGGTCGGTATCGTCGGTCATGGTGGGGGGAGGGCGTAACGGATTGCGTCGGTTAAGTTCGTCGCCGGGAGCCCCATTCGCGACTGGCCACGTACTCAGTCGAGGGTGTCCCGAACCGCCGCTCGCCGCTCGGCGAACGTCGCGTCGCCGAGGACGGGCGTCGCTGACTCGCGGTCGACGGCTACCTCGTCCTCGAGTTCGATCCAGGCTCGACAGCCGCGATAGCTGCCGCGTTCCTCGATACGTTGTGGCGACTCGAGTTCGTGCACACGGAGCAACAGTACCCGCAGGTTGTCATCCGGATCGTACTTGTCGCGCAGTCCGTCAGGGGTGTAGACGTAGTGGCGAGCGAGCGCCTCGAGGGTGTCGCTCGAGACGGTGTACTCCTCGCGGACGTCAGCCACCGCTCGGATCGGCACGCCAGCGTCCGGCTTGGCACTGGCCCGGTGGTAGTAGTACTCGTACTGGGGCTGGTACCGGTCCGGCTCCTGGTGGGTGTAGGCCGGGTAGAGAGCGAACGCCTCGTTTATCGTTCCCGAATCGAGCGTGGGATGGCGAACGAGGACCGTTTGAGTGCCCTCGAGTAAGGCGTTGACCACGCCAGCGCGCTCTTTCAGTGCTGGAATCGCCGCCGCTTTGGCTTCGCTCATTGGTCTCGCTCGATCGAACGCGGACGAGTCCCAATTCGGTTTCGGTTACTCGAGATCGCCATGCCCACCGATGGATTCAAGTTCAGTTGTGCGAACGCAACTACAATGATGAACGGATTCGTCCTCGGTGGCGTCAGTTCCGGCGTCGGGAAGACGGTCGCGACGCTGTCGATTATCCAGGCGCTCGAGGACGCGGGCTACTCGGTCCAGCCCGCCAAGGCGGGGCCGGACTTCATCGACCCTAGTCACCACGAGGCGATCGCGGGCCGCCCCTCCCGCACCCTCGATCTGTGGCTCTGTGGCGAGGACGGCCTCCGACGCAACTACCAGCGCGGCGAGGGCGATATCTGTGTCGTCGAAGGTGTGATGGGGCTCTACGACGGCGACGGCTCGAGCACCGCGATGGTCGCCGAAGCGCTCGACGTGCCCGTCGTGCTCGTCGTCGACGCGAAAGCGGGCATGGAGAGCGTCGCGGCGACGGCGCTCGGCTTCCAGCAGTACGCGGAGACGATCGGTCGCGATATCAAGGTCGCCGGGATCGTCGCCCAGCGTGCCCACGGCGGTCGCCACGAGCAGGGCATCCGCGACGCGCTCCCGGATGACCTCGAGTTCTTCGGTCGAATCCCGCCGAATCCCGACCTCGAGATCCCGGATCGACACCTCGGTCTCGAGATGGGCAAGGAAGCTGCGCTGCCGAGGGAGGCGCTACGGGAGGCTGCGGAGTCACTCGAGGCCGAGCGTCTGGCAGCAGTGGCGAGCGAACCGCCCGCACCCGACGAACCCGTCCGGGCCTGCGAACCGGTCGATACGACGATTGCCGTCGCCGACGACGCCGCCTTCTGCTTTCGGTATCCCGCGACGCTCGAGCGATTCCGCGAGCGAGCCGAACTGGTCACGTTCTCGCCCGTCGCGGGCGATCCCGTTCCTGACTGCGACGGGGTCTATCTGCCCGGCGGCTACCCCGAACTCCACGCCGCGGAACTCGAGTCGACGGACACCCTCTCGGAACTCGGCCGGCGGGCCAGCGAGGGACTGCCGGTCCTCGGCGAGTGCGGCGGCCTGATGGCCATGAGCCAGTCGTTGACGACGGCCGAAGGCGACCGCCACGAGATGGCCGGCATCCTCCCGGCGGATGTCACGATGCACGACCGCTACCAGGCGCTGGATCACGTCGAACTCGAGGCGACCGAGGGAACGTTGACTGCAAACGCCGGCGAGACGATTCGGGGCCACGAGTTCCACTACTCGAGCGCCGACGTCGACGGCGACGCCCGCTTCGCGTTCGAGACGGTTCGCGGGGACGGCATCGACGGCGACCACGACGGGCTGACGGAGTACGAGTCACTGGGGACGTACGTCCACGTCCACGCCGAAAGCGGGGCGTTCGATCGGTTCCTCGAGGCGTTCGACGGGTAGTTTGCTATCTATCCCGCGTCGATATCACGGTCGTTTCGCGGTTTCGTGACGGTGGAGCGACCCGGATTTATTACGGTCTAGCGACAAGAAACCGGCATGCCGGCTGCCACGCCGACGAGCGTTATTCTCCCCACTACCGGCTGGACCGAGGCGTGCTCGGAGATCGTCGAACAGCTTCGGCCGAGAGACGAGTTGCTCGTAGTTTGCGACGCCAAACTCGAGGCAGTCGCCAACCGTATCGAGAACTATCCGGACAACGCTAAACTGGTGATCGCGGGCGAACCCGAACGCTGTTCCGGCAAGGCCAACGCGATCGCCGCCGGCATGGACGCCGCCGAACACGATCGAATCGTCTGGACCGATGACGACTTCCACCACCCGCCGGAGTGGCTCGAGACCCTCCGTGCCGACTACGACCGGTACGGCCCGACGACGGAGCTCCCACTTTTCGTCGGCTGCGATCCGCTGGCCGTCCTACTCGAACCGGTATTCGTGCTCAACGCCACGCTAGGGGTCCGTTTCACGGCGATTCCGTGGGCCGGCTCCGTCGTGTTCGAACGCCGCGACATCGACGAGGCAGCCTTTCTCGACGACCTCCGGCGGACGGTGAGCGACGACGGTCTCCTCGCGGAATACGCGGACGTCACTGCCGTCAGGCGGACGCGTCGCGTCGATATCGGCGGGTCGATCCGCGAATCGCTCGAGAACGTCGCCAGATTCGTACAGATCGTCCGCCACTGTGTACCGTTTGGTACCGCGACGCAGGCAGTTGCCGGCGCACTGCTCACCGTCGGGTGTCTCCTGTTTCCACTCCCCGCACTGGTGCTGGCAACGCTCTCGATGGGAGCCGTCTACGCCGCGTTCGGTATTCGCCGGTGGACATTCGTCCTGACGTACGCGGTGTTGCTGGCGTCCATTCCCCTCCTGATCTACGGCCTCAGCCGTCGAACGTTCGTCTGGGGCGGTCGACGCTATCGCTGGCGTAGCAAATTCGACGTGATGGTCGAGTCCGAGTGAGGACGGCCGGCTACTAAGTACGAACTGACGCTCGGCGTGGCATTCATCGATTCTAACTAGTAGTCAAATAGTTAACACCAATGCCGATGTAGTCCCGACCGTATGTCCGAATCAGTCCAGCGACTCGAGCCGCTAGAGCAGCGCCCGCTGTCCGACCGAACCTGCCTCGTCACGGGCTCCTCGCGCGGTATCGGCCGCGATATCGCGTTCGAACTCGCCCGCTGCGGTGCCGACGTGGCGGTGAACTATCGGTCAGCGGAAGAGAAAGCCCGCGAAGTGACGGAGACCATCGAAGCGAACGACGAGACGGCCGTTCCCGTACAGGCTGATATCTCCGAGCCGGCGGAGGTCGAAGCGATGGCCGAGACGGTCCGCGACGAACTGGGCGGGATCGATGTGCTCGTCAACAACGCCGGGATCACCGTCGACCGAAAGTTCGAAGACATGACCCACGAGGACTGGCAGACGGTCATCGACGTCAACCTAAACGGGACGTTCAACTGCACGAAAGCGTTCTTCGACGATATCAGACAGTCCGACAACGGCCGCCTCATCAATATCTCGAGCGTCGTCGGCCAACAGGGCAACTACGGGCAGGCGAACTACGCGACATCGAAGGGTGGCCTGTTCGCGTTCACCCGGACGCTGGCACTAGAACTCGCCGCGCACAACTCGACGGCGAACTGCGTCGCGCCCGGCTTTACGCAAACGGATATGCTCGAGAAGGTTCCTGAACGGGTTCAGGACAAGATTCGGGAGGATATCCCGCTGAATCGCTTCGCCCAGACAGAGGATATCGTCGGCATGATTCGGTTCCTCACCAGCGACTACGCGGAGTACATGACGGGGCAGGTGATCGGCATCAACGGCGGGATGGAGTGGTAGTGACGGGAGAGCCGTCTCGCTGTTTGTTGAACTGGTCGACAGATGTTCGCGCTCGAACGCACCGCCGAGGCGAGGTAGTCACAATAAACGAACCTAAACCGGAATACTGTTTTTATCACGAACTTTCATTTCGAGGGACGTGATCTAGCAACCGTATGCCAATCGAGTACAGTAACCGTGAGAAGTCGTACCAATTGTATCGAAAGGGGAAGCAGGAGGGGACCTGGGACCCGGACGACTACGACTTTGCGGCCGACAAGGACGACTGGGAGCAGTTTACCGACGCAGAGCAGAATCGGTTTTTGGCGTCGTGTGCGGGATTTTACGACGGCGAGGAGGACGTGACGCGGACGCTCGCACCTTATATGATGGCCCTCGACGCACTCGACAACGAAGAGATGCCGTTCGACACCGTCCAGGAGGAGATCTACCTCGCCCAGCAGGTCTACGAGGAAGCCAAGCACACCGACCTGTTCAGTCGGTACTTCGAGGAAGTGTTCGGTACGCAAGATACCGAACCCTACCGCGAAGGCGGCTATCAGGAGCAGGGGTACAGTACGGACAATCTGTACGACACCGCCGACGAGTTGCTCGCCGCGATCAACGGCGGCGACCAGCAGGAACTGGTGTACACGCTCGGCGAGGCGTACCTAAACTACATGGGAATTATTGAGGCCCAACTCGCCCGCGGCGGCTACCTGAGTTTCGACCAGATGATCGAACTCAAGGCCGAAGAGATGGGGCGAGACGTTGTCCTCGAGTCGTTCCAGACGGCTATCGGGAAGGTCCGACAGGACGAAACCCGCCACATCGAGAACGGCCGTTGGGTGATGAAACAGCTCGCTGAGGCAGAACCCGACATCGTCCAGGACGTCTACGAGCCACGAATCGAGGAGTACGTCGAGAACCGACTGCTTACCGATACCCAGATGGAAATGCCGTTCGAGGGCTACGACCAGAAACGAATTGGGAAACAAACGATGCAGTACCTGCAGGACACCATCGACTACATCGGCGCCGACCGATTCGACGAGTACAGCGATATTCGGCAGACGGTACAGGCACAGCGCGCTGCAGAGTAAGCCCTCGGCTCGCGAATACGGCCCTTCGCTGTGAACGAACCCCCTTCGCTCCGGTAGCGATTGCTGTGT
Above is a window of Natronorubrum tibetense GA33 DNA encoding:
- a CDS encoding DUF7130 family rubredoxin-like protein encodes the protein MSPDNDQSPTVSELRNKEETEIPIGESLDPESRAHVMWRCGECGEMGQLEDELPAECPECGAQREELFYWEED
- a CDS encoding cobalt-precorrin-7 (C(5))-methyltransferase; translated protein: MSGEYDLEAGPDPATFAAAAAEPDIDEETDSPVYAVGVGPGNQEFLTPRGRRAIEEADVVVGFTTVVEFVDDLTDADLLTCGYKDEAEALEKFGERVAAGESGTAVAMGDPNHSGYQFVGKVQDAVEREASARGTKPRAVRVIPGISSLQMAASRARTPMEDTEFVTLHKSGDLESDMERMARAVDDRHLLVLPRPYDRMPGDLAQFLLEEGAEPDLEALVLEKLTHDDEEIHRFTLAELSEHAGGCGKDETSFSDLVVLAVRQPV
- a CDS encoding 3-oxoacyl-ACP reductase family protein; its protein translation is MSESVQRLEPLEQRPLSDRTCLVTGSSRGIGRDIAFELARCGADVAVNYRSAEEKAREVTETIEANDETAVPVQADISEPAEVEAMAETVRDELGGIDVLVNNAGITVDRKFEDMTHEDWQTVIDVNLNGTFNCTKAFFDDIRQSDNGRLINISSVVGQQGNYGQANYATSKGGLFAFTRTLALELAAHNSTANCVAPGFTQTDMLEKVPERVQDKIREDIPLNRFAQTEDIVGMIRFLTSDYAEYMTGQVIGINGGMEW
- a CDS encoding cobyrinic acid a,c-diamide synthase: MNGFVLGGVSSGVGKTVATLSIIQALEDAGYSVQPAKAGPDFIDPSHHEAIAGRPSRTLDLWLCGEDGLRRNYQRGEGDICVVEGVMGLYDGDGSSTAMVAEALDVPVVLVVDAKAGMESVAATALGFQQYAETIGRDIKVAGIVAQRAHGGRHEQGIRDALPDDLEFFGRIPPNPDLEIPDRHLGLEMGKEAALPREALREAAESLEAERLAAVASEPPAPDEPVRACEPVDTTIAVADDAAFCFRYPATLERFRERAELVTFSPVAGDPVPDCDGVYLPGGYPELHAAELESTDTLSELGRRASEGLPVLGECGGLMAMSQSLTTAEGDRHEMAGILPADVTMHDRYQALDHVELEATEGTLTANAGETIRGHEFHYSSADVDGDARFAFETVRGDGIDGDHDGLTEYESLGTYVHVHAESGAFDRFLEAFDG
- a CDS encoding precorrin-8X methylmutase, whose amino-acid sequence is MSDSQEFEKEYADLGATTQNAMDIAETSMDIVRQFVPDETLADRIRQKSVHSMGDIEFQHLIEFTGSDDLGDDEDAPVRAGARAVLEEATIVTDITMSKAGITGRGHNCEKRKAIGNGAELAKETGMTRTAASVLELDKQGVYDGAIATIGNAPTAAFALADCIENGTRPAAIVATPVGFVKAEESRQRIREVSEEYDVPAITNVGRRGGSGLAAALTNELIHVAKGVRTDEFELELTAEARAERATRGDE
- a CDS encoding DUF1802 family protein, producing the protein MSEAKAAAIPALKERAGVVNALLEGTQTVLVRHPTLDSGTINEAFALYPAYTHQEPDRYQPQYEYYYHRASAKPDAGVPIRAVADVREEYTVSSDTLEALARHYVYTPDGLRDKYDPDDNLRVLLLRVHELESPQRIEERGSYRGCRAWIELEDEVAVDRESATPVLGDATFAERRAAVRDTLD
- a CDS encoding ferritin family protein, which gives rise to MPIEYSNREKSYQLYRKGKQEGTWDPDDYDFAADKDDWEQFTDAEQNRFLASCAGFYDGEEDVTRTLAPYMMALDALDNEEMPFDTVQEEIYLAQQVYEEAKHTDLFSRYFEEVFGTQDTEPYREGGYQEQGYSTDNLYDTADELLAAINGGDQQELVYTLGEAYLNYMGIIEAQLARGGYLSFDQMIELKAEEMGRDVVLESFQTAIGKVRQDETRHIENGRWVMKQLAEAEPDIVQDVYEPRIEEYVENRLLTDTQMEMPFEGYDQKRIGKQTMQYLQDTIDYIGADRFDEYSDIRQTVQAQRAAE
- a CDS encoding glycosyltransferase, translating into MPAATPTSVILPTTGWTEACSEIVEQLRPRDELLVVCDAKLEAVANRIENYPDNAKLVIAGEPERCSGKANAIAAGMDAAEHDRIVWTDDDFHHPPEWLETLRADYDRYGPTTELPLFVGCDPLAVLLEPVFVLNATLGVRFTAIPWAGSVVFERRDIDEAAFLDDLRRTVSDDGLLAEYADVTAVRRTRRVDIGGSIRESLENVARFVQIVRHCVPFGTATQAVAGALLTVGCLLFPLPALVLATLSMGAVYAAFGIRRWTFVLTYAVLLASIPLLIYGLSRRTFVWGGRRYRWRSKFDVMVESE